TGCCGATGTAGTGGCCGGCGGCGCTTTGCAAGACTTCGAGCGGCAGGAACTTGCCGCAGTAGGTCAGGGCCAACTGGCCGAAAGAGGCTTGCTGGGACATGGACGGGCTCCTTGGAAAAGCGGGGCCTTGTCCCTCACGGGATGGCAGCTCCCGCACGCGGTTGATAAAAAGCATCAGCGTCACGGGGACGCTCATCCGCAGAATTGATGCGATGCGGACTGGTGGGTGACGCGGGAGAGACCCGCGGCAGCCTGGAACCCTGGCTGCTGGCATGTGCTGACGAATCAGCGAACATGCAGGCAGCTTCGTGCGAGGGCTGCGCCGCGTCAGTTGGAAAACGGCATTCGGCCCAGCCCCGATTGATGAGCACAGGAAAAGAAAAGCCCCGCATCGAGTACGGGGCTGTCAGGAGGGTGCGGTGGCGCTGGGTCAATCGGGCTTGTCGCCCAGGACATGCTGCTTCCACAGGTCGAATGCCCGCTCGGGCGGAAGCTCGGCGAGGATGACGATGGGCTGGGCCTGCCTGGTGCGCAGCGAAGCGAAGTACGCCTTGCGGTCGGCGATAGCCTTGAGCTTGATGCCTTTGATGAACAGCAGTTTGCCGTCCTTGATGAACAGCACCTTGTTGCCGATGTCGCGGTTGAAGGCGGCTCGCACCTTGCGCTCCGCGTGCATGGCATCGGCCAGTTCATCGACCAGGAAGTCGAGCGTCATGTCGATGTAATGAGGGTCTTCACCCTCCTGGCCTAGATCGAGCGGCGCAGGCGGCAAGCCCTTGGCAAAGGCTTCGGCCTGAGCCAGCAGCGTCGTCTTGCCGTTGAGCGCGCGGAGGAATGTCGAGCCGCCATGCCCGTCGTTGCGGGCCTCGGCGATGGGAGTGCCGTCGAACACGATGGTCGCGGTGAAGCACAGCGTTTCCTCGCTGGCGAAGTCGGCGACCTTGAGGTTCTTCAGCGTGATGCGGTCTTGCTTGGTGATGGTGTCCATGGGAAGTCCTGAAATCGACCGGGTGGCGACATGCCCCTGACGGGACGTGGCGACCATCCCGTGGGTTGGAGAAAGGAGGCATCGATGCCCCGGTGGGCAGCGTTCGCCGGTGAGATGCCGAAGCGAACTGGTGGGTGGCGTGGGCGGAACCCACGGCAGCCTTGACACCCTGGCTGCGGGCTGCTGCCGATACATCGGCAATGCAGGGGGAGAATGGCGCGGCCGGCAGGCTGCGTCGTCGATCAATCCGAAGCGGTCGAGTCCGTCTTGTGCAGGCACTGCACCAGCCGGTTGCCCAGCCAAGCCATGCACGGGACGGCCATGGAGTTGCCAATCGCCTTGTAGCGCGGAGCGTCTGCGGCAGGCTTGCCGCGATACGGGATCAGCGTGTAGTCGTCGGGCATGCCCTGCAGCCGCTCGCACTCCATGGGCATCAGCCGCCGCACCCGCCATTGCGACCAGTCCGCTGCACCGGATTCATTCCAGTCGTAGCGGAAATGTGCCTCGAAGTCGGGGGCCAGGACATGGGGCTTGTCTGCGCCGCCGCCGCTGGTACGCAACGCCGCCGCAACGCTTCCGCCCAGTTCGGCAGCAAGACCCTGCGTCCGTCCCCGCAGGGCAACGCAGGCCACCATCGGCACACCGTAGCCCGGCTTGCCGTTGGACAGGACGGTGCAAGACACCTGTCCATGGCCCGACTCGAAGCGCACTTCGCCGCGGTTGTTCTGCGCGAAGGCGATGGCGGGCACGACGCCTGCGTTCGCATGGCTGTTGCGATGCCCGCCGGCACGCAGCGTCGGCGTCAGGTCGATCGTGGCGTCCGCGCCGCTGCCCTGGGCGGTGAAGGCGATGATCGGCACGCCCTTTCCCGTACCGTCCTCGCTGCTGCCCTTGCCGTTGTTGGCGGTGTCGAGGGTGTGGGCGATGCTGCCGGCGATGGACTGCACCATGAACGTCTCGGTGCGGATGTCGTGCTTGGGACCCGCGGCCATCAGGCATGCCGCAACATCGACGGGGCCAATGCCGCCGCTGAATCCGAACGTCGTCGTGACCTTGCCGTAGGGCTGGTTCAGTCCAGCGAATCCTGCGTATCCGCCTGCTGCTGCAGCACCCGGTCCAGCAGCGCGGGCAGCTTCTTGCCACGGCGCGCGGCCCGCAGAAGAATCCCCGCGCAGGCCTGTGCGCTCAAAAAGTACTTCGGAGGGATCGAGGTCATCACCACCACATGCCACAAGAAACACGCGCTTGCGGCGTTGGGCGACACCGAAATATTGAGCGTCGAGCACGCGCCAGGCGATGCGGCGGCGGGGTCCAGACACACAACCAGCGTGCGCCCATTTTTCCCCTGGCGGCTGGAGCGCACGGCTTTCTCCGGCCAGTGCGCCCAGGAAATGCCCGAAGGCATTGCTGCGGTCGTTGAGGACGCCGGGGACGTTTTCCCAGACGAGCGTTGCCGGCGGGCGGCGGTCTTGGTGGCGGGTTTGGTCGATGGCATTTGCAAGCTCCACATAGGCAAGGGTCAAGGCGCCGCGCGGGTCGTTCAACCCCTGGCGCGCGCCGGCAACGCTGAACGACTGGCACGGCGTGCCGCCGACCAGGATGTCGGGCGCCGGCACGGTGCCGGCGCGCACCTGACGGGCGATCGCGGTCATGTCGCCCAGGTTGGGCACATGGGGGTAACGGTGGGCGAGCACGGCGCTCGGGAACGGCTCGATCTCGGCGAACCACGCGGCTTTGAGGCCGAGGGGTTGCCATGCGAGGCTCACGGCCTCGATGCCGCTGCACACGCTGCCGTACAGCAGTGGCGCGGCCTGGGGCGCACCGCGAAGGGTGCAAGGTTGCGGGTTCATGTCGGGTCTCCTGTTCGTGTGGCCCGGGGCGGGCCGGGACGTTGATAGGCAGGAGAAAGGCGCCGAAGGCCCTGCGGCCTTCGGCTCGGGAGGACAGAACCACCCGTGGGCTGGTGCAGGCCCGGTCGTCGCTAGAACCGTCTGCTCATCAGCAATCACACCCGGCGCATGTCGTGGTTCGCGCCGGCATCGTCTGGCGCACATCCGCGCACAAAGGGAGCCCGTTTTTGCGCCGGCGGGCACCGGCACCGAATACCGCTGACCACGAAGGGTCTCCGGGTGGCTCGCGCAGCTTGGCAAGCCACCGGGGGACCCTTCGCAGAGGCGGGAGAAATGCAGATCAGCAGAACGCGCAGGAGGCGGTTCGCGGAGAAGCTACCTTCAGGTCCCGCGGCCGGGGATGACCAAGCGGGACGCGCACACGGACAAGAAGGCGTTGCGCGCTGGGCGTCCCGCAGGGCGTGCGGAACACAGGCCGCGCCGCCGATGGCGGGCACGGTTCACGGGGAACGGGGTCGGTCAGGAGCCTTTGCGGCCGCTGCGGCGCGGGCGCGAGGCACCACGCTTGGACGTGCCGGATTCGACCGGCAGCGTGCCTTTGCAGTCGGGGTAGCGACTGCACGACCAGAATGGGCCGCTCTTGCCGGTGCGCTGGCGCGTCGGTGCGCCGCACTGTGGGCAAGGCGGTCCGTGGGGAACCTTGATGGACAGGGACGTGCTGCCGTACTGCGCGATCAACTGTGAGATCCATGCAGCCTGCTTGCCGATGAATACGTCCAGCGTGAGCTGTCCAGCTTCGATCATGTCCAGCGCCTGTTCCCAGACGGCGGTTGTCCCTGGGTCGGCAATCGCTGTGGGCACCGCGTCGATCAGGGTGAAGGCCGCATCCGAGGCACGGATGGCGCGGCCCTTCTTCACGAGGTAGCCCCGCGTCAGCAGGCCACTGATGATGTTGGCCCGCGTCGCTTCGGTGCCGATGCCGACCGTATCCTTGAGCTTCTGTTTCAGGCGCGGGTCCGAGACCAGTTTGGCGACGCCCTTCATGGACTTGACCAACTCGCCCTGCGTATAGGGCCGAGGGGGCAGCGTCTTGAGCGCCTTCAGATCGACGTCGGCCACCTGACATGCCAGGCCCTCGCGCAGCGCGGGCAGTACCTGGCTGCGCGCCGCAGGGTCGCCATCCTCCTCGGATTGCGGTTCGGCCAGCACCAGGCGCCACCCCTTGACGACGACCTGCTTGCCGGTGGCCGCCAGCGTCTGCTGGCCGCAGGAGAGGTTCGCCACATTGCGGTCGAACTCGTGGTGAGGAAGGAATTGCGCCAGGTAATGCGCCCGGATCAGCCGATACACTGCCAGTTCCTTCTCACTCATGGTCGAGAGGTTCGCCGGTTCGAGCGTCGGGATGATGCCGTGGTGAGCAGACACCTTCGCGTCGTTCCAGGCGCGTGAGCGTTGAGTGCGGTTGAGCTGGTCCATGATCGGTCGCAGCAAGGGATCGGTCTTGACCAGGCTGTCGAGGACCGTTGGCACCTCGGCGAACATGCTTTCGGGCAGGTAGCCCGAATCGGAGCGCGGGTACGTCGTGGCCTTGTGCGTCTCGTATAGGGCCTGAGCAATGTCTAAGGTCTCCTGCACATCGAGCCCAAGCTGCCTGGAACACACCTCCTGCAAGGTCCCCAGGTCGAACGGCAGCGGCGGGCCTTCCCGCACGCGCTCGGTTTCGACCGCCACCACCTGGGCGCTGTCCGCGGCGCGGATCTGCTGCGCGGCGTGCTGCGCGATGGGCTGCTGCAGGCAGCGGCCGGCGTCGTCGGTGCATGCTTTCGGGGGAACCCACTGCGCGGCGAAAGTCTGGCCACCGGCGGACAGGGACACGTCGATGGCCCAGTACGGCACGGACACGAAGGCGGTGATCTCGCGGTCGCGGTCCACGACCAGTTTGAGCGTGGGGGTCTGGACGCGGCCTACCGACAGCACGCCGTCGTAGCCGGCCTGCCGTCCCAGCACCGTGAACAAGCGGCTGAGGTTCATGCCGACGAGCCAATCCGCCCGAGAGCGCGCCAGCGCCGAGTAGTACATCGGCAGCGTCTCGGCCGATGGCCGGAGCTTGCCGAGTGCCGCGCGGATGGACGCATCGTTGAGCGCCGACAACCACAGCCGTTCGATGGGACCGCGGTAGCCGCACAGGTCGATGATCTCGCGGGCGATCAACTCGCCCTCGCGGTCGGCATCTGTGGCGATGACAAGCTGGGTCGCCTTAGCCAGAAGCGCCTTGACGACTTTGAACTGCGTGGCGGTTTTAGGTTTGACCTCGACCCGCCAGTGCTGAGGAATGATGGGCAACTGCTCCAGCGACCAGCGCTTGAGCGCCGCGTCATAGACCTCGGGGGCTGCCGCTTCGACGAGATGGCCGATGCACCAGGTGACGGTGACGCCGGAACCGTTGAGGCAGCCTTCACCGCGCTGCGTGGCACCGAGAATTCGGCCAATGTCTTTGCCCTGGGAGGGCTTCTCGCACAAGAACAGCCGCATGTCCGTCCATCCCGATTCCCGTTGTTCATGGAGTTGCTGGAATCGAGGATGCCGAGCGCCACCTGGGGTAGCAGCAAACAAGCCGCATGCGCCGGCGACCGCTTTCACGCCGATGGAATGGCTCGGGCGGGGATGGCGCGTGGCCGCAGGTGTGCGGACCAGTAGCCGCGATTTGCGGGAGCGCGTGGAAGTCGATGGACGTTGATGGAGCTATCCCCAGGGGATAGCTTGCGGGGTGCATGGAGGGCGGCGAAGCACTACGGCGGCCGCCCTCCATGCCGGTTCACTTCCTGCGCTTCGCCTCCTTCGGCGCGGTCGATTCCTGGGCAGCCTGTGGCTTCGGTTCTGCCTCCTGCGGCTTCGGACTGAGGGCCACGGACTCGATGCGGTACGGCAGGATGCCGACGCTGCGCGCGTTGATCTGCCAGGTCTCGCGCGGCTGATCTTCGTTGTCCGTCCAAGGCTCGCGCTCCATGCGGCCGATGACCAGCACGCGCATACCTTTCTGGTACAGGTCCTTCCAGTGCTCGGCGTCGCGGTGCCAGATTTCCACCGGCGCCCAGAAGCCGCCGCGGTCCTCGAAGGTGCCATCCTTCTTGGGTACGGGGTTGTCGAAATAGACGTTCAGGCGCAGCAAGCGGCTGGGTTCGTCATTGCCGTTGGGGAATTCGCGGTACTCCGGTGGCGAGCCGATGTTGCCTTCGCCAGAAAAATGCGTGCTCATGGTGTGATCTCCGTGGTGGTTGAAATACCCGTGCCTCGTCGGCGCCGGGCGCGTGCTGGGATGCCCGGCGCAATCACCGATCGCGCATTGCGGCAGGAACGGACGTGAGCCGGTGCAGGTAGGCGTCGTCCGCCTCGGCGGCCTTGCTGGCGCATTCCTGCGCCTGCCTGCCCAAGGTGTGCAGCAGGCTGATCTGCATGTTCAACGTGATGCGCTGCAGCTCGATCGCGTGCAGGTCGGCCAGCAGGTTGACGGGTGTGCTGCTGCTGGCGATCAGCTCCCGCCACAGCGCCACGCCCATGGCCGACCTGTCGTGCCTGCGCCAGCGCAAGAAGACGGTTCCTGCGCCAGTGGTCTGTTGGGCCAGTTCGATGGGCAGAAGGTGGAAGGGGTGCCCGCATGCTTGCTCCAGCACCTGTCGCTGTGCCAGGGCAATCAACTCGTCGCGCATGGCGAAGCACTGGCTGGCCCAGGCCTCGAAGTCCCCTTTACCCTTAAAAGGCTTTAAAAGGCCTTTTAGAGAGGCCGCGTGTTCCAGCCGCATGAAGGCACCCTGTTGCAGGCCCCGGAAGTAGCGGGTCGGTTGGTTCAGATCGTTCATGCGGGCTCGTCCTCGCCGGCTGACGCTTCGGGCGGCTCTGCGGTGGCGGCTTCGTCGCTGGGCGGAGGCGCTGTGGCAGGACCGTCGCCGCGCTGTTGCAGGCCACGGCGCACGACGGGTGGCGCAAACTTCGAGCGGCGTGTCCCCTCCAGCACCTCCTGCGGCAGTTCGCCGTACTTCTCCAGCGCGACTCGCGCAGCGGCGTTCTTCGCCGCGAAATCGTCGCGGGTGCAGCCCGAGTAGCGATACTGCTGGGCCAGCGAGAACAGGCTGCGCAGCGCGTGCGCGCCCTCGTTGAGCCAGCGTTCCAAGGTGCTGCGGTCGATGAGCGCGGTGTGGTGGGCGAGGATCAGCTTGCGGGCGATGTCGTCGTAGTCGGCCAGGAGATAGACCGCGGCAAAGCCGAGCTGCGCGTTGACGAAGAGCGGGAGCTTGACCGGCTGCACGTTGAGGTTTTCGCCCAGGCTGAGCGCCGGTGGCACGCTCGCCAGCGCCTGGTCCACCTGCTCGCGCAGCGATTGCAGCGTGACCTTGGTTTGGTCGAGCTTGTCCTCGATGCGCAGCATCCACCAGTCCGAGTACGGGTCGTCCTGCTCCGAGCCCCGCCGCATCTTGTTCATCTGGGCGATGTAGCCGTTCAGGCCGACGATGCCCGGTCGCCCCTCGGCGGCGGCGCGGCCGTGCCAGATGCGGGAAGCGTGATGGGTGTGCAGGGTCAGCGACATCGCGCTGCGCAGGGAGCCGAGATTCAGTTGCAGAGGTTCATTGGTTGCCATGGTGTCCGCTCGTTGTTGGAAAAGGAGCGGCCAGCTTCGGCAGGAAGCGGAAGGCAGTCAGTCAAGAATCCGAATCCCGGCGGGCCCCGGTTTAGGGCGCGGCGGTTGCATGCGGCGCGAGCTATCCCCAGGGGATAGCTCCATGGAGCGTCAACGAACGCTGCACGCCGGGATCAGGGTAGGCAACACCGATGCTGCGGCAGATGGTCGATCCCAGGCCTGCGACAACTTGGCGTTGTGCCCAGCAGCGGAACTATCCCCAGGGGATAGCTCTATTGGCGGCCATGGGCATCTACTTTCACCGACTTGCATGCCGGCTCACTTGCTGGCGAGCAGATTGCGTAGCCGCTCGATGTGCTGCTTGGCGACTTCCGGCGGCACTGGCTTACCCTGCGGCTGAGGTGGCGGTGCTGCTGGTGGCCGCTCGTTTGGCGGGACGGGTGCCGATGGCGCGTCTTTCTTGGCCCAGGCATTGAACTCGCCATGGATGGCGCGCTGGATGATGCCGAACAGATACCCCGCAGGATTGCGGATGCCATGACTGCTGCATCGTGCGGCCCAGTCGTCCAGCACGGCCTGTCTCAGCGCGGCATCGACCTGCTGCAATGCCACCCTGGCACCTGTCTGCTGCTCTGCCTTCAGTTCCGTGAAGCGCTTGGGCCATTGCAGATCGCCCAGCGCGCGCGCCTGCGCGGTAGTACGTACTTCATTAATACGACTACTACGTACTGTACGGGCCTGCTTCGGATTCCGAAGAGAGGCGTCTGGCGCGGGTTTCGCCCCTGCTTCGGATTCCGAAGACGGGTCGTCCGCATTCCGAAGAAGGCTCGATGCTCCTTCTTCGGAATCGTGGGCGGCATCCTCCTGTGGATAACTTTCGGCGGCCGTGATGCCTTGGCTGGCGAGGCGTTCGGCCAGGACCTGTAGCCGCGACGGCAGTGTGCGTCCGGAGAGCATCGGATCTTCCGCGATCTCCTTGAGGGTGTTCAGACCGACCATCTGGACAGCCTTGGCCGAATGGCCGAGGGACTGGCTGACCAGTGCCAGGTAGTCGGCGTCGAGCTGCATGGCCTCGAAGGGCGTCAGTGGTTCATCGTGCAGAACGTAGAGGTTGCCGAGGATGCGGCCGGTCTTGGGGTCACGCCGTCGCCGTACCAGGCTCAACCATCGGGTGAGGCGCAACAGCGTCAACGCTCGGGCCACGGTTTCATGCGAGGCCTGCCCGGCGCAGGGCATCGACGCCAGCCAGGGTCGAAGCTGCTCATACGTCGGGAAGGCTGTCATGCCGTCGTCGTTGAGCATCAGCCGGAACACCTGCCAGGCGTTGCGCTCCAGCGGCGTCAGGCGACGGTCGAGGAACAGCCGCCGCGGCACGGTCTCGTGCCGGTTGCCGCTGAAGAGGAAGGCATCGCCTGACGTGGCGGGCGTCGGCGTAGGCACGGGTGCTGGCGCACTGGGGCTGGGCTTGGGCGCGAGGTCTTTCAGGGCAGCATCGAACAGATCCGCGAGTGCGACGGGGCCACGGCGTGGTGCGGTGTCGTCCACGGCCATGGCTCAACCCAATCCCTGATCGACCCAGCTCTTGATCGAGGCCCAGACCACCGACAGAGGCAGCGACATGCCTTCGGCCAAGTCCATGGTAGCGTCGAGGATGGAGGTTTCGTCTTCGAGATCGACATTCCTGCTGCCGGTCACGGCCTTCCATTGCCGCCACAGCTCCGTGTCCTGTTTCTCGTCCAGCACGGGGTGGCGGCCCTTGCGCTTCGGCAGGCCGAGGATTTCGCGGCGAAGCGCCACCTCCTGGTGGGTCAGGCCATAGAACCGACTGACCATCTCGGTGCTCGCGCCCAGCCTGAGCATGCGATCGACCGTGGCGATTTCCTTCTCCACGTCCTGCGCCTGCTTGAGCAGTCGCCGGAGCACTTCGCGGTTGACCGTCACCGAGCACCAGGAGACGTTAGCGTTGGCGAGCACGCTGATCAGCGCGGGATGCTTGAGGGCGTCCAGTTCTTCCTCGCCAAACCCCATCAGTTTGCACCGGCGCAGTTGCCCATTGCGCAGGTCATAGAGGGCCTGGGCGATGACGGCCTGGTTGAGTGGGTGTGGTGCGGACATGCTGGCCTCCCTCGCTCACATTCCAACGCCTTCAGCGCCGGCTTCAAGGTCGAGCAGGCGCCGGGCCAGCCGCAGCAGCCGGAACAGCTTGACCAGCGAGGTATCGCTCAATCGCTGGGCCGCATCACCCTGGCCGTGCAGCAGCGCCGGCAGTTCGATGACGATTTGCCCGTCGTGCAGGCCGACGTCGGCGGGCCGCTGACCGGCCAGGCACGCTAACAGCGCGAGGACGGCACGGCCCAGCGGTGCCGAGCTTTGGGTGCGGGCCCGGCAGACGAAACCGATACCCTCTGCACGGTCATCAATGCACTCGTCCAGGTCTGCCTCGCCCGCGATTTCGCGGGCGAACTGTGCGATGTGGATGCGCAGGCGCTCGGCTGTGTCCACGCCGGGATCGATGTACCAGACATCGGAGATCGGATAGAGCCCGCCAGCCTGCACAGGGATGGACTGCAAGACACTCGCCGAGAAGTCGAGCGGCAGCGCATCACCCAACTGGTCGGCGACCATGCGCTGAATGGACTGGAGCCGTTCGGTCGTCGGTGCCGGCGAGACGATGTGCTCCCGAAGCAGATCGCCACCCACCGCAGGGTTGGCCGGACTTGCCTGGCTGGCATCCGTGTCGCTCTCGCGCGTCGAAGGCGTTGCCGCAGGTCGGCCTGCAGGCGGCGCTGCGGATGCAGCCCCTGCGATGGGTGGCGCAGTGTTGGCAGGTGGGCGCGCGATGGTTCCCGGCTCCGGCAACGCAGGCGGCGTCGATGGCGGCGTTGGGTCGCTGACCAAGGCGCGCTGCCGGCTCTCGGATTCGGTCATGTCCAGGGCGAGCACGTCGTAATCGACACCCAGCATCTCGGCCATCTGGCCGATCAGCTCGTCCTGTACACGCTGCGCGGAGAACTCGTCGGCCTGGACGTCGAATTGCGACAGCACTTCCTGGAAAAATTCGTCGAAGTCCTGAACCAGTGGGCGACCCTTGGCGTAGCGCTCCCACGCGAGCATGCAGGCTTTGCGCATGACCGACAGGCGTTCGACCTGATGGCGACCGAGACCGCCATAGAGCACGGTGGGGATCGCGGGCAGGAGATACTGCACCGCGTCGTTCATGCGGCTGATGTGCGACTGTTGTACCGGGAAGCCATCGGCGGCGAGGCGGCGGGCCAGCTCGGACTGGCTCAAGGTGGTGCCGCTTTCTTGCTCGTAGAACTCGCGCGCCTTCTCGACGCCGAGGGCGCGCTCGATGAACGTGAGGCCCCCGCGCAATTCGTTCTCGGCCAAGTGGCCGGTCAACATGACGACTTCGCCGCGGCTGGGCCACGGCCGGAACAGGCACGATACACGGAAAAACCGCTCGTCCTTGGTCTCTGACCATAGTTCGCGCAGGATCGCCAGCCGAGTATTTCCACCGTTGCGGATGATGTAGTGGGACTCACCTGGTCGGCGAGTGATGGCCGGCGCTGCGTCCAGACCGCGCTCGCGGATGGACGCCTTGATTTCCTCGTAGGCCGGGTTGCGTTTTTTCCTGGGATCGTGGTCGTAGGGGCGCAACTGATCTAGGGTCACGACCATGGGGGTGTCGGCGATCGGGTCGCTCAAGGTCGAGGCTGACGGGCCGCTGCGCTCGAACCCGGCCGCGAGCAGCTTGCCAGCCATCTGCTGGGAGGTGATCTCAGCCATGGCCGCCTCCCTGCGCTTGGTATCGGGCCTCGCGCTCGGCGCGGCGGATTTGCGCACGGGCATTCAGGGTCGCCCGGTGGTCGCTTGCCGTCGAGCTGGTGTAGATCGCGGCGCAGCCAGGCTTGGTGAACTTGAGGTGGCCGCCAGGCGTGCGTTTGACGTGCCAACCTTCGCCAACCGCGAACTCGATCAGGGCGCGAAGCCGCTTGTGGCCTCGGGCTAGCTCATGTGCGTTCGCCATGGGACCTCCCGGCATCAAGAGGGTGTGGCGGACGGCCGGACACCATGGCAAATCGGTGCCGCCATTGCGGAAATAGTTCGTCTGCGAGGCCGCGCATGGTGTCGAGCGCGGCGAGGGCGACTCTGCCCGGCGGCTGGCGGTATTCGACCCGATGCACTGGCAATCCGCGCGTAGCTGCACGCGGATACGCCTCGATGGCCGGCACGTCGGTGGCCAGCACGCGGATGCCGGCGTGGTCCTGGAAAAGATCGCGCAGGGCCTGCTGGATCAGCCGTGCATTGGCTGACACAGGGTGGACGCGATTGATGAGCAGATGCAGAGGTGGAGGCTCGATGCCCAGGTGCCGGTAGGGCGCAATGTCTTCGAGCAACTGCATGGTGCCGCGCCGCAGCTCGCGCGCCGCGAGAATTTCCGGGGTCACGGGCGACAGCGCGAGGTTGGAGGCGAGCACCGCCATCTCCAGCAGCACCGAGCGCGCACCTTGGGTGTCGATCAGCACCAGGTCATAGAGAGGCGCCAGGACCGGCAAGAGATGGCGCAACCGTAGGCGCCCATCCGGCGTGTGCAGCAGCAAAGTGTTCAGCTCGCCTCGGTGGTCGTTGGAGAGCACCAAGTCCAGGCCCTCGATGTTCGTGCGGGACACAAGCAGCCCGAGGTCGCGCTCGTTGAAGGCCAGCAACTCGTAGATGCCACCAGGTGCGCGGTGGCCTAGCTCGTAGTACGAGGACAAGGTGGGCTGCACGTCGAGGTCGAGCAGCAGTACACGCAGCCCCGCGTCCGCGGCAAGCCCGCCGAGGTTCGCGGCCGTGGTGGTCTTGCCGACGCCACCTTTGGTTGAAATGATGGATACGACCTGCATGGCGTTCTCCGTGTGAGGATGGGAAGTCCGCTGGAGAACGGGTCAGGCCCGGTTGTTGACGCGCTCGGCGATCCACTGATCGATCTCGATGGAGTCCCAACCGACCGCGCGCACGCCCAGGCGCAGCGCCTTCGGGAACAGGCCTTTGCGCATCAGGTTGTAGATGTGGGCGCGTTTGAAACCCGACTTGGTTTCGACTTCATCAAGCCGCAGGATGCGGCGCTCGCTTGCGGGCAGTGCAGGTGTTTGCGACATGGCGGTCACTCCTGAACGCTCAGTGGCGTTTGTTGGCGTGACCTCCATTCAATAGACATGGATGGGAAAAGACATTGCAAATGCAATCTCCGCGATTGCACATACAAGATGGAAAACCTCAGACTGTTGCGCTACGCAGCCGGCGTCTGGCCGTGGCGAACTTGCCGTTTAGCGTCCGCTCCGCGATCCCCATTGCGCCGCTGTGATGGGCGACCAACGCGCTGACCACCGCCTCCTGCGTCTTGAAGCTGGAGTACGGAACGCCGGAAGGCGACTGGCCGAGCATCAGGTCCAGCATGCTGCCGATGATGTTCAGGTAGGTGGCTTCGGCGCGATCACTGATCAGGCACTGTGCGCCAGCAGAGGGCGCCATCTGCTTGAGAAGCGCTCCGTGCTTTTCCTGCAGCTCATGCAGTTGGCGTTTGTACTGGTCCAAGGTGGACTTCAGGGCCAGGCGCTCGACTAGCATCGCCTGCCCAGTTTCCACCGAGATGAAGGGATGGGCGATGCGCTCGCTCCGGGAGAAAAGGAAGCACGGTCGTTGCTCGGGATAGTGCTGGCGCATCCAGCGCTTCAGATCGACGTGGCGCACCGTCAGATCAGGGGAGTCGATCAGCGCGGAATCGCGCGTCGTGATGCCGTTCCGTCCGAAGGGCAGTTCTCCATTGAGGATGCCGTCGAAGATGCGTTCGGTGCAAAGCCGCAGCTCGTCACAACGTGGACAGTCCAACGACTGCGGCAGGCGCCTTGGCGACGAAATCGAAGCCAGGATCACCTGCTCGTATCGCAGCAGCCCGGCCCAGCGGATGGACGCTTCGATCGGGCGATAGAACACCTTTGATGTTGGTGCATCATTCTTGTTCTCGTGCATGCTCCGTCTCCTTCCAGGAG
This window of the Pseudomonas mosselii genome carries:
- a CDS encoding PFL_4669 family integrating conjugative element protein encodes the protein MATNEPLQLNLGSLRSAMSLTLHTHHASRIWHGRAAAEGRPGIVGLNGYIAQMNKMRRGSEQDDPYSDWWMLRIEDKLDQTKVTLQSLREQVDQALASVPPALSLGENLNVQPVKLPLFVNAQLGFAAVYLLADYDDIARKLILAHHTALIDRSTLERWLNEGAHALRSLFSLAQQYRYSGCTRDDFAAKNAAARVALEKYGELPQEVLEGTRRSKFAPPVVRRGLQQRGDGPATAPPPSDEAATAEPPEASAGEDEPA
- a CDS encoding STY4528 family pathogenicity island replication protein, coding for MAVDDTAPRRGPVALADLFDAALKDLAPKPSPSAPAPVPTPTPATSGDAFLFSGNRHETVPRRLFLDRRLTPLERNAWQVFRLMLNDDGMTAFPTYEQLRPWLASMPCAGQASHETVARALTLLRLTRWLSLVRRRRDPKTGRILGNLYVLHDEPLTPFEAMQLDADYLALVSQSLGHSAKAVQMVGLNTLKEIAEDPMLSGRTLPSRLQVLAERLASQGITAAESYPQEDAAHDSEEGASSLLRNADDPSSESEAGAKPAPDASLRNPKQARTVRSSRINEVRTTAQARALGDLQWPKRFTELKAEQQTGARVALQQVDAALRQAVLDDWAARCSSHGIRNPAGYLFGIIQRAIHGEFNAWAKKDAPSAPVPPNERPPAAPPPQPQGKPVPPEVAKQHIERLRNLLASK
- a CDS encoding DNA topoisomerase III — protein: MRLFLCEKPSQGKDIGRILGATQRGEGCLNGSGVTVTWCIGHLVEAAAPEVYDAALKRWSLEQLPIIPQHWRVEVKPKTATQFKVVKALLAKATQLVIATDADREGELIAREIIDLCGYRGPIERLWLSALNDASIRAALGKLRPSAETLPMYYSALARSRADWLVGMNLSRLFTVLGRQAGYDGVLSVGRVQTPTLKLVVDRDREITAFVSVPYWAIDVSLSAGGQTFAAQWVPPKACTDDAGRCLQQPIAQHAAQQIRAADSAQVVAVETERVREGPPLPFDLGTLQEVCSRQLGLDVQETLDIAQALYETHKATTYPRSDSGYLPESMFAEVPTVLDSLVKTDPLLRPIMDQLNRTQRSRAWNDAKVSAHHGIIPTLEPANLSTMSEKELAVYRLIRAHYLAQFLPHHEFDRNVANLSCGQQTLAATGKQVVVKGWRLVLAEPQSEEDGDPAARSQVLPALREGLACQVADVDLKALKTLPPRPYTQGELVKSMKGVAKLVSDPRLKQKLKDTVGIGTEATRANIISGLLTRGYLVKKGRAIRASDAAFTLIDAVPTAIADPGTTAVWEQALDMIEAGQLTLDVFIGKQAAWISQLIAQYGSTSLSIKVPHGPPCPQCGAPTRQRTGKSGPFWSCSRYPDCKGTLPVESGTSKRGASRPRRSGRKGS
- a CDS encoding DUF3158 family protein, whose protein sequence is MNDLNQPTRYFRGLQQGAFMRLEHAASLKGLLKPFKGKGDFEAWASQCFAMRDELIALAQRQVLEQACGHPFHLLPIELAQQTTGAGTVFLRWRRHDRSAMGVALWRELIASSSTPVNLLADLHAIELQRITLNMQISLLHTLGRQAQECASKAAEADDAYLHRLTSVPAAMRDR
- a CDS encoding single-stranded DNA-binding protein, yielding MSTHFSGEGNIGSPPEYREFPNGNDEPSRLLRLNVYFDNPVPKKDGTFEDRGGFWAPVEIWHRDAEHWKDLYQKGMRVLVIGRMEREPWTDNEDQPRETWQINARSVGILPYRIESVALSPKPQEAEPKPQAAQESTAPKEAKRRK
- a CDS encoding DNA cytosine methyltransferase, translated to MNPQPCTLRGAPQAAPLLYGSVCSGIEAVSLAWQPLGLKAAWFAEIEPFPSAVLAHRYPHVPNLGDMTAIARQVRAGTVPAPDILVGGTPCQSFSVAGARQGLNDPRGALTLAYVELANAIDQTRHQDRRPPATLVWENVPGVLNDRSNAFGHFLGALAGESRALQPPGEKWAHAGCVSGPRRRIAWRVLDAQYFGVAQRRKRVFLVACGGDDLDPSEVLFERTGLRGDSSAGRAPWQEAARAAGPGAAAAGGYAGFAGLNQPYGKVTTTFGFSGGIGPVDVAACLMAAGPKHDIRTETFMVQSIAGSIAHTLDTANNGKGSSEDGTGKGVPIIAFTAQGSGADATIDLTPTLRAGGHRNSHANAGVVPAIAFAQNNRGEVRFESGHGQVSCTVLSNGKPGYGVPMVACVALRGRTQGLAAELGGSVAAALRTSGGGADKPHVLAPDFEAHFRYDWNESGAADWSQWRVRRLMPMECERLQGMPDDYTLIPYRGKPAADAPRYKAIGNSMAVPCMAWLGNRLVQCLHKTDSTASD